CGGCTGGTGGTGGACTGCCCGCCGCTGCCGGCACCGGTCTTCGTCGACCGGGACATGTGGGAGAAGATCGTCCTCAACCTGGTGTCCAACGCCGTCAAGTTCACCTTCGACGGCGAGATCCGGGTGCGGGTCCGGGCCGTGGACGGCGTGGCCCGGCTGGACGTGACAGACAGCGGCATCGGCATCGTGCCGGACGAGTTGCCGCACGTCTTCGAGCGGTTCCACCGGGTGCCGGGGGTGCGTGCGCGCACCCATGAGGGCACCGGGATCGGTCTGGCGCTGGTCCGGGAGCTGGTCGAGATGCACGGCGGTGAGGTCGGGCTGACCAGCGAGGTCGACCGGGGCAGCACCTTCACGGTGACCGTGCCGTTCGGGTCGGCCCACCTGCCCGCGGACCATGTGGCGGCGTTCCGCCCGCTGCCCGCGGGTGAGCCCGAGCAGGCCCGGCTCTATGTGGCGGAGACCGCGCTGTGGACCGGCGTCGAGCCGGCAGCCGAGTTCGACAGCCGACCGACGGCGGCCGCTCCGGCCGGTCGGATCCTGGTCGTCGACGACAATGTGGACCTGCGCGAGCACGTCACCCGGCTGCTCTCGCCCACCTGGGAGGTGGTCACCGCGAGCGACGGGCTGGCCGGCCTGCAGCTGGCCCGCGAGGGCGGATTCGACCTGGTGCTCACCGACGTGATGATGCCCCGGCTGGACGGGTTCGGGCTGGTGAGCGCGCTGCGCGCGGACCCGCGTACCCGTCATGTGCCGATCGTGCTGCTCTCCGCCCGGGCCGGCTCCGCGGAGGCCGTCGCCGGTCTGTCCGTCGGTGCCGACGACTACCTCACCAAGCCGTTCACCGGCCAGGAGTTGATCGCCCGGGTCCGGGCCAACGTCGAGCTGGGTCAGCTCCGTGGCCAGATCATCCGTCGGCTCCGGGCGTTGGCCGACGCGGCGGTGGATGTCAACACCGCCCGCTCGACCGGCGACGTGCTCCAGGTGGCCGCCGGGCACGCGCTCAGCCTCGCCGAGGCCGCCCGGGTGGTGGTCACCGCGACCGGCGCCCGTGGCGAGGCGGACACCGGCGGTGCCACCGTCACCGACCCGTCCTTCGTGGCCGAGCTGACCGGCACCACCAGCAAGCCCCTCGGCGAGCTGCGGGTCTGGGGGCCGGCCGCTGACGACACGCAGGCCGACGAGGCCGCGTTGACCCAGCTGGCCCGCCTGGTCGGGGTGCGGTTGGAAAACGCCCAGCTCTACGAGGCCGAGCACCGCATCGCCAGCACGTTGCAGCACAGTCTGCTGCCCCGGTCGCTGCCTCGGCTGCCGGGAGCGGTCGTGGCCAGCCGTTACCTGCCCGGCAGCGCCGACGTCGAGGTCGGCGGCGACTGGTACGACGCGATCGCCCTCGAAGAGGACGAACTGGTGCTGGTGATCGGCGACGTGGTGGGCAAGGGTGTCCAGGCCGCTGCGGCCATGGGACAACTGCGCAACGCGCTGCGGGCGTACCTGTTGGAGGGCTACGACCCGGGGGAGTCGCTGACCCGCCTCAACCGGCTGGTCGTGTCCACCGAACGCCGATCCTTCGCCACGGTGGTCTGTCTGCTGTTCAACCCGCGCACCGGCCGCCTGCGGTACGCGAGCGCCGGCCACCCATCGCCGCTGCTGATCACGGGAGGCGACGTGACGTTCCTGCACGACCGGGCGCTCGGTCCACCGGTCGGCGCCCTCCCGGGCGCGACGTACGAGGCGGTCGAGGGGGAGTTGGCTCCCGGCAGCCGGCTGCTGCTCTACACCGACGGGCTGATCGAGGACCGCCAGATCGACATCGACGCCGCGCTGGCCCAGCTGCGCGTCGACGCGGCGGCCCCCAGCGAGCACATGGCGGACCTGATCGACGCGGTGGTGAAGCGGGTCGCCGGTCGGCCGCGCCGCGACGACGTGGCGGTCCTCGCACTGGAGGCGGTGGAGCTGAACCGTTTCGCGTTGCGACTGCCGGCGGACCCGACCCGGCTGAGTGTGCTGCGTAAGCGTCTGGAGGACTTCCTGGTCGCGCACGCCGTCAACGAGACGGACGTGTTCGACCTGACCGTCGCGGTCTCCGAGGCAGCCGCCAACGCCATCGAGCACCCGATCCACCCCGCCGAGGCCATGATCAGCGTGGAGGTGGCCATCGAGGACCGGACGGTGACGGCCACCGTGCGCGACAGCGGGCAGTGGCGCGAGTCGACCGACTCCGGGTTCCGGGGGCGCGGCCTGTCCCTGATCAGGGCGCTGGGCGACCTCACTGTGCGGCGTACCGATGAGGGCACCGAGGTGACGCTGCGCCGGCAGCTGCGGGACTGACAGTGCGCCCGGCGGCGTCTCTCAGGCCGGGTCGAGCCAGGTCTGCTCACCCAGGCCGGAGATCTCCAGCACCCGGCGGACCTGCCGGGACGGCAGGACGGTGAGCGCGCCCGGAAACTGCTGGGCGAGCCGGACCAGAGCATGGATGGCGGCCGAGTCGAAGAAGGTGACAGCGCTCAGGTCCAGGGTGACCTGCCCGGCGGGTTCGCGCAGCGCGGTCTGGAGCATGGTGTCGGCGGTGGCCATGTCGACCTCACCGGCCACCACCACGTGGAGGTGGTCACCATCGATCTCCGCGCTGGCGGAGAAGACTGGCGGTGCTCCACCTTGATCCACGCTGACACCATGGCACAGCCGACCAGGCTGGGCAACAACCACTCCCGAGCGGCCGTGGCGCGGGTCACCAGCGACCCCGGCGATAGGCTTGTCGCATGACCGTTCGCCCGCCGCTGACACCAGGCACGCTCTCCCCGCTGCGACCGGTGCCATCCCAGATCACCCGACCGGAGTACGTGGGCAAGAAGCGCCCGCAGGAGTGGCGCGGCTCGCACGTGCAGACGCCGGAAACCATCGAGAAGATGCGGATCGCCAGCCGGCTCGCCGCCCAGGCGACCCAGCTCGCGGGCGAGCACTGCAAGCCGGGCGTGACCACCGACGAGATCGACAAGGTGGTGCACGAGTTCCTCTGCGACCACGGCGCGTACCCGTCGACGCTGGGCTACAAGGGCTTCCCGAAGTCCTGCTGCACCAGCCTCAACGAGGTCATCTGCCACGGCATCCCGGACTCCACCGTCCTGCAGGACGGCGACATCATCAACGTCGACGTGACCGCGTACATCGGTGGGGTGCACGGCGACACCGACGCCACCTTCTGCGTCGGTGAGGTCAGCGAGGAAGCCCGACTGTTGGTCGAGCGCACCCACGAAGCGATGATGCGCGGCATCCGCGCCGTCGCCCCGGGCCGCCAGATCAACGTGGTGGGCCGGGTCATCGAGTCGTACGCCAAGCGGTTCGGCTACGGCGTCGTCCGCGACTTCACCGGCCACGGCATCGGCGAGTCCTTCCACAGCGGGCTCTACGTTCCGCACTACGACAGCCCGCGCCCCACGGACATCATGGAACCGGGTATGACGTTCACCATCGAGCCGATGATCACGCTCGGCACCTACCAGTACGACATGTGGGACGACGGGTGGACCGTGGTCACCAAGGACCGCAGGTGGACGGCCCAGTTCGAGCACACCATCGTGGTGACCGACAGCGGTCACGAGATCCTGACCCTGCCGTGAGCGCGAGGAACGCAGCGAAGCGAAGTCCCGCAGTCGCGAACGAAGGGCAGGCGCCGTGACCGACGCCCCGGCAGCCCTGCGGGAGGCGCACCACGCGGACGTCTCCGGCGGTTGGTTGCGTCCTGCCGTCTTCGGCGCGATGGACGGCCTGGTCACCAACATCGCCCTGATCGCCGGCGTCGGCGGCGGCGGGGTCTCGTCGCACAGCATCGTGCTCACCGGCTCCGCCGGCCTGGTCGCCGGTGCGATCTCGATGGGTCTCGGCGAGTACACCAGCGTGCGCTCCGCCAACGAACAGGTCGCCGCCGAGGTGGCCAAGGAGCGGCGGGAGCTGGAACGGCACCCCGAGGCCGAGGCCCGGGAGCTGGCCGACGCGTGGGTGGCACGCGGCCTTCCCCGTGATCTCGCCACCCAGGTCGCCGAAGCCGTGCGGCGTGACCCGGAGGAGGCGCTGCGGGTGCACGTCCGCGAGGAGTTGGGCGTCGACCCCGACGACCAGCCCAGCCCGTGGGCCGCGGCGATCTCGTCGTTCCTGTTCTTCTCGTTGGGCGCACTGGTCCCGCTACTGACCTACCTGTTCGGCGCCACCGAGCTGTGGCTCGCACTGGCCGTCGGCGGGCTCGGGCTGTTCGTCGCGGGCGCGGTGGTGGCCCGCTTCACCAACCGGCCCTGGTGGACCAGCGGCCTGCGCCAACTGCTGCTGGGTGCCGCCGCAGCCGGCGCCACCTACCTCATCGGCTCGCTGATCGGCGTGCAGGGCGGGCTGTGACACCGGTCAACCGGTGAGCAGCTCGTCGATAGTGCCGTCCACCCCACGACCACGGGCGGCCAACTCCTCGGCCTGCCGGGCCAGCACCACACCCACCTCTGTCATGTCCGCGCCGGCCAACCCGGTGCGTCGTACCGCGTCCCCGGGATCACGGAAGTAGGTGCGACTCAGCAGACCGGTCACCGTGGCCGCCGCCAACCGGGCCTCACCGAGCATCAGCAGGGCCTGGTCGGTCTCGTACCACTCGGCCAGTCGGGCGGCCCGGGCGTGCGCCGCGCTGCCCCTGTACCAGGCCTGCCGGGCCGCGGTGCTGAACTCCGCCGGCCGGGCCCTCGCCAACCGGCCGAGGTGCTCGTCGCGCAGCGTCCGCAACCAGCCCGTCGGGTCGTGCAACGCCTGCGTGGTGACGTACCGGTCGGCGGTCAACGGCCACAGTGGGGAGAGCACCCGGGCCTGCGCCAGGTAGTCCTCGGCGGCGGCCACGGTCAGGTCGACCAGCACCCCGTCCACCCGCCGGGTCGCGGGCGGTGGACCCGCGCCGGACCGATAGGTGACCACCAGCATCCCCGCCTCGCGGTCCCCACCGCCGTCGTCGTCGCCGTGCGCCAGGGGCCCGTGCACCGCGACCGTGAGCACGTCGGCCGGAAACCGCCGTCGGACCGCCTCGGCGACCCGCTCCGCGACCGTCCACCGTCGATCATCGAGGTCCCGGCCGCCAGCCGGCTCACTCCTCGCGCTCACGGGACCACCTCGCCTCGGCTACCGAGCGTCAGCCTAGCCAGCCGGCGGCGGGCCGGCCGGTGCGCCGCGCCCGGTCGGCACCAGCCGGAAGATGCGGATCTCCCGGCCGCCGGCCCGCTGCACGTAGCTGCGGTACGCGGGCCACTCGGTGACCAGCAGCTGCCACAGCCGGTCACGTTCGGCCCCGGACGCCAAGTCGGCCCGCACCGGGACCCGCAGGCCCTTCACGTCCACCTCGGCTGTCGGACTGGCGAGCAGGTTCATCGCCCAGCCGGGCTGCTGCGTCTGCCCCCAGTTGGAACCGATCACCACGTACGCGTCGCCGTCGGGCACGTAGAGCAGCGGGTTGCTGCGTGGCTTTCCGGAGCGACGGCCGGTCGTGGTGATGACCAGGGAGGGGATCAGGCCGAGTGCCACCACCCGGCCCCGGGTGAGCCGACCGACCACCCGGTCGGCGGGCACCAGCAGGCGTGCGGCGGCACCGAACCAGCGATGATGACCGACTCGACGGGTGAGAGTTCCCAGCACTGACACGCGGATCAGTCTGCCCGCTGCCGGGCTCCGGCGGCACCCCCCCGTACGCGCCCGGATCGCCGACCGGCCGGCCACCGCGCGGCGGTCAGTCCATCTGCCGCTCGATCGGCAGCCGGGCGCGGGTGAACAACCCGGCCCCGAGCATCGCCACCACCGGCACCAGCACCAGGACCCCGAGCGCGGGCCACGGCACCAGGATCGGGTACGGGTCGGCGAACGGCCAGTCGTCCGCGTACTGCCGGTTGACCGAGAACAGCACGATCGCGGCGGTGCCGAGCCCGGCCACGATGCCGAGCACCGAACCGAGCCCGGCGATGACCCCGGCCTGGCAGATCGCCAGCAGCCGGCGCAACGCGGGTGCCGCGCCGACGGCCGCGAGGGTGGTCATCTCGGCGCGCCCCTCGGCAGCGGCGAGCGCGGTGGCGATCCCCGCCGCCCCCACCGTGATCACACCGGCCGCCGCCGCGAGGAGCAGCAGCAGCGGTGACACGTCGCGGGGTGCAGCGCCATACTCCACGCTCAGCGAGACCGTCCCGAAGGACCGCAGGGCGGCGGCGAAGCGCTTCCGATGGTCCTCGTCGGGCGCACTGGTGGTGCCGATCACCCAGCCGGCCGGTGACCAGGTCAGGCCGAGTTCTCGGGCCGCGGTCCCGGACAGCAGCAGGCGGGGCGGGCCGACCGCCCGGGGCAGCGCGTACCCCGGGAGGTCACGGACACCGGTCGGCGGGTCCGGTCCGGCCTCCACCTCGTTGACGCGTACGGTCACCAGGCCGTCGTGCAGGTAGCGCGGGTCGGTCACCACCACGCCACCGGCGCGCAGCACCACCGCGGCTGCGGCGGTCGTCGCCGGGTCCGCGCCGGTGAGCAGTGGCAGAGCGGTCCCGTCGTCCACCCCGGTCTGCACGTACCCGCCGAAGTAGTCCGTCTCACGGATGCGACAGCGGGGGTCGGCGCGGGCCTGCCGGCGGTCGGACTCGGGAAGGCCGTCCCGGGGCTGCCACGGGCAGGCTTGCTCCACCGGGAGCACGGGCGTGACCTCGCAGTAGCCGGTGCTCGCCGGCCCGCAGCCCAGGCTGTGCAGCGGGGCGACAGCGCCGGTGCCCAACTGTTCCCGGGCCGCGGCGGCGACCTGGGTCAGCGTGGGCTGCCGGGTCGACTCGATCGGGTCGACCCGCACGTGGCCGACCGGCAGTGCCGCCTGGTAGGCGCGCGCGTCGCGCTCGCCGTCACTGGCGAGGTACGCGCCGAGAGCGACGCTGCTGGCGACGGCGGCCATCACTGCACAGATGGCCGGCGCCGCGGCGGCCCGGTTGCGGCTCGCGTCGCGCAACGCGATCCGCGGGGCCAGTGGCAACACCCGACCGAGGCGGGCGAGCGCCCCGATCAGCGTGGGCGTGCAGCAGACCAGGCCCAGTTCGCCGAGGATCAGGCCGGTGAGGATCACCGCCGGTGAGGTCCGGGCGGCCCCGAACGCCGCCAGTCCGGCCCCGCCGGCCACCAGTCCCAGGCCGAGGGCCAGCCAGCGGGCCTGGGACACCGGTGGGGTACGCCGACCGGTCAGGCCGGCGCTGACGTCCTGCCGTGCGGCCGACCAGGCCGGTGCCAGCGCGGCGAGCACCCCGGCCAGGACCGCGACCCCACCGAGCAGCACCAGCGCCGCGGGCCAGCAGCGGTACCCGCCGAAGCGCGCGCCGAACACGTACTGCTCCACCAGTGGACGAGCGGCGAACGCCGCGAGGACACCGACGAGCAGGCCGGCGGCGGCGCCCAGCACACCCAGCACCACTCCGTCGGCCAGCACGACCCGGCGGAGCTGGGCGGCGTCCCCGCCGGCCACCGCGACCAGCGCCAGATCCCGCCGACGGCGACGGACGCCGACGGCGAACGCCGGCCCGACCAGGAGTACGACCTCCAGCAGCCCGAGGCCGGCGATCAGCACGCCGGTGCTGAGGTCGTTGGTGTCGCCCAGGTTGATCGAGCCGAGCCACGACCGGTCCGGTTGGGTCGGGGGACGTGGGGTGACCACCACCCCCCGGTCGTTGAGCCGGGACACCAGGGCGGCGTCGACGGCTCCGGGTATGTCCGCCAGCCACACGCTGTCCGTCTCGGGACCGGTCGGCGGCGCGGCTCCCGGGTGCAACGCCACCAACGGGCCGAGATCGTCGGGGAACTCGACCACACCGACCACGGTGTACGCCCTGCTTCCGTCGGCCACGGCGACGGCACGGCCGAGGTGGAGGTCCAGGCGACGCAGCGCCGCCGGGCTGACCGCGACCTCGCCGGGCTGCTGCGGCGCCCGGCCGGCCCGGAACCGCACCAGCGCGCGGGCCAACGGGTCGTCGAGGTCCAGCGCCCGCCCGGTCACCTCCTCGTCGCGGTGTGGGCCCCGCAGCGTCAGGGTGATGTACGTGCGTACCTCGGTGACCCGGCTTCCGGGCCCGAGCAGCGCGGTCAACTGGGCCGCGGTCGCCTTCGCGGGAGGCAGGTACGTGTCGTCCCGCGTGAACCAGCCCTCACCCCGCTCGTCCTGTCCCACCGGGTTGTCGGCGATCCAGCGCAATTCCGCGTCGGCCACGCCGAGCCGGCGGTCGACGCGTTCCTGCGGAGTCAGCTCGGCCATGTCGTAGCTCGCCGCCAGGAAGGCCAGCGCCGCCACCGGCAGGGCGATCATCGCGAGCACCAGGGCGGTCCGTCGTCGGGCCCGACGGGACTCCCGCCGGGCGATGCGCAGCGCCGTCCGCCAGGAGCCGGTCAGCTCGGCGATCCGCCGCCGGCCGACGAGAGCGGGTGGCTCGACCGGCTCCGCCGTGGGGGCGTCCACCCGGCCAGGGGCCTGCCTGGTCCGGCGGCTGGTCACCGGTCGCTGCCGGACAGCAGTTGCTCCACGCTGCCCAACGGTGCCGTGGTGTCGACCAGCACCCCGTCGCGGAGGAACACCACCCGGTCGGCCCAGCCGGCATGTCGCGCCTCGTGGGTGACCAGCACGCCGGCGGCGCCCGCGTCGATCCGGCGGCGCAGCAGGTGGAGGACCGCCTCACCGGTCTGCGAGTCCAGTGCCCCGGTGGGCTCGTCGGCGAGCACCAGTCGGCGTTCTCCCACCAGGGCGCGGGCGATGGCCACCCGCTGCTGCTGGCCGCCGGAGAGCTGGTCCGGGAAGCGGTCACCCAGTGCGGGTAGACCCACCTCGGTGAGCGCCGCCATGGCCAGCGCCCGGGCCCGGCGGCCGCTGGTGCCGTCGAGTTCCAGCGGGAGCGCCACGTTCTCCAGTGCGCTCAGGCTGCCGAGCAGGTTGAGCTGCTGGAAGATGTAGCCGATCCGGCGGCGACGCAGTTGGGCGAGCCCGCGCCGGTCCAGTGCCCCCAGCGGTTGTCCCTCGACCCGGACCTCGCCGCCGGTCGGGCGGTCCAGCCCTCCGGCGAGGGCCAGCAACGTCGACTTGCCGGAGCCGGACGGCCCCATCACGGCGACCAGCTCACCGGGCCGGACGGCCAGGCTGACGCCGCGCAGCGCGTGCACCGCCGCCGGTCCGGCGCCGTGGGTGCGGTGGACGGCGCGGAGTTCCAGCACCGCGTCGTCCGACCCGCTCACCGTCGCGCCTCCTCGCCGGCCCATCTGGCAGCGGCACGTGCGTCGGCGTCACCCGGTCGGGGAGGTGCGGGTGCCTGATCACTGGGCTGGTGCCGGACCAGGCTCGTCTCGCAGTGGTCCAGCCAGCGCACCTCGGCCTCGGCCTGGAACACCATCGAGTCCAGCACGAGGCGCCAGGGGAGGTCCTCCGGTCGGTTGCTGCCGTACTTCAACCGGGTCAACTCCTGCAGGGCCCGCATGGTCGCGCTGCGCTGGGCCTGCACCACGGAGCGGACGTCGACACCGGGGGTGGTCAGCGCCAACGCCAGCTTGATCGCCAGCTCGTCGCGGGGCCGGTCGGTTCGGCTGACCGGGGTCGCGAACCACAGCGCCAGGTCCGCCCGGCCGGCGTCGGTGATCTCGTACGGGCGCTGCCCGGCCTCGCTCTCCGGCAGCGGGCGCACCAGACCGTCGCGCTCCAGCCGGGACAGCGTGGTGTAGACCTGCCCGATGTTCAGCGGCCAAGTCGAGCCGGTCGACTCCTCGAACGCGGCGCGCAGCTGGTAGCCGTACATCTGGCCGCGTTCGAGCAGGGCGAGCAACCCGTGACGGATGGACATGGCAACGGAGTATGCATACCTGGTATGCGCACCGCAACCGGAGTGGACCCGCTCAGGCCGGACGTCCGGGAAACGGGACAGTCAGCGGGGTCGACCCGGCCGTCTTACGCCACCGGGTGGCGCGCACAGCGTACTCGACCAGGGCCGCCAACGCCTGGTCCCGGTCGGCGCCGGTGGTGGACGCCAGAGCCGCCCGCCAGTGCGCTGCCGTGCGTTCCTCGACCTCGGCGGCGAGCCGCAGGGCGCTCGCCCGGTCGGTGACCGGGAACGGCAGCGCGTACCCGGCGCGGTCCGGAGGCACGACGCCGCCGGCGGTGGTGAGCTGCACCACGAGGGTGTCGCGTCGGCGTCGATGCGCGGCCTCCGCCTGGTGCGCCGCCTCCCGGGCGGCGCCGGTGAGCCGGACGCCGATCCGCCCGTAGGCGTAGATGGCCGCGTACTCGGCGGACAGGGCGGAGGCGAGGGCCTCGCCGGAGGACGGCTGCCTCACTTCAGTGCCTCCTGGTGGGTGGCTCGGGCGGCGACGATCGACCCGAGCAGCGCGGCCCGTTCCGCTGGCGCTGCGGCGCAGGCCTGGGTGGCGGCCTGCTGGGCGGTCTTCTCCAGGGCGCGCAGTGCGGCGAGCGCGCCGGCCGGCTCGGCCGCCGGGGCGGTGGTGGGGGCGGTGGCCGCCGCCGACGGCAGGGCGACACCGATCACCCGGGCCAGTTCGGTGGCGTGTGCGGTGTGCGCCTCGGCGATCGGACCGAGCCGGTCGGCCAGGTCGGGATGAGCGGTGGCCGCACTCCGGTGTGCCTCGGCCAGCGCCAGTGACTCGTCCACCATCGGGCGCAGCGGGTCCGGTGGTGGCGCCGGCTGGTCGTCACGGTCGAAAAGATCACAGCCGGTCAGCGGCGCAGCGGCGCCGCCGAGCACCAGCAGCGCCCCGCCGCGCAGCAACTTTCGCCGGGAATGTCCGGATGCCTGGTCGCGCTGTGTCGTTCTGCCGATCCCCACCGGGCAAGTCAACACCATCGGCGTCGGTCCAGGGGCGACCGGCGTCGGTGCGCCGCCCGGTCCGCTGCCGGGCAGGCGCGTTACGCTCTGCGCAGCCACCGGCGTGTCCGCTCCGGTGGCGTGCCGGCATGGCGGGACGGCCGATCACCGTCGACCAGGGAAAGGGTGCGGAGATGACGCAGCGTGGCCGTGCCACCAGGCCGACAGGTCGACCCCGTGATGCCGCGGGTCCCCGCGGTGGTGATCTCGCCGGGCGACGTGCCCGACTACGAGCTGTGATCGAGCCGGTCGTCAACGACGCCGGCTACGACCTGGAGGACCTGACGGTCTCCCGGGCCGGTCGCCGGCACGTGGTGCGGGTGATGGTGGACGCCGACGGCGGGATCGACCTGGACGCCGTCGCGGACGTCTCCCGGGCGGTCTCGGCCGCGCTGGACGCCGCGGAGGAAGCCGGTGGCGACATCGTCGCCGGGGAATACCAGCTGGAGGTCAGCTCGCCGGGCGTCGACCGGCCACTGACCCTGCCCCGGCACTGGCGGCGCAACGTGAGCCGGCTGGTCAAGGTCACCGTCCGGGGCGCGGCCGCGCTGCCCGAACAGCGCGGCGAGCAGCCCACCGGCGACCGCCAGCTGACCGGTCGGGTGATCGCGGCCGACGACGAGGGCGTGCAGCTGGAGACCGAGGACGGCCGCACCTCCTGGGCGTACGCCCAGCTGGGCCCGGGCCGCGTGCAGGTCGAGTTCACCCGGCTCGCCGAACTCGGTGAGCCGGACGAGGAGTTCGACGACGCGGACGATTCAGACGAGATCGACGATTCAGACGACATCGACGACGAAGATGATGTGGAGGACGAGGAGAGGTGAACATCGACCTCGCGGCGCTGCGCGCACTCGAGCGCGAGCGGGAGATCCCGTTCGACACGATTCTCGCGGCGATCGAGACCGCGTTGCTGACCGCCTACCGGCACACCGACGGCGCCGAGCCGCACGCCCGGGTGGAGATCGACCGTAAGTCCGGCGCCGCCCTGGTGTACGCGCAGGAGATGGACGCCGACGGCAGCCTGGTGCGGGAGTGGGACGACACCCCGCACGACTTCGGCCGCATCGCGGCCATGACCGCCAAGCAGGTGATCCTCCAGCGTCTGCGGGAGGCCACCGACGAGGTGCACTTCGGTGAGTACGTGGGCCGCGAGGGTGACCTGGTCACCGGCGTGGTGCAGGCGCACGAGACGCGCACCGAGAAGGGCATCGTCAGCGTCGACCTGGGCAAGCTGGAGGGTGTGCTGCCGCAGTCCGAGCAGGTGCCCGGTGAGCGGTACGCCCACGGTGAACGGGTCCGCTGCGTCGTGGTGCACGTGGCCAAGGGCATGCGCGGGCCGCAGATCACCCTGTCCCGGTCGCACCCGGCGCTGGTCAAAAAGCTGTTCGCGCTGGAGGTGCCGGAGATCGCCGACGGCACTGTGGAGATCGGCGCGATCGCCCGTGAGGCAGGTCACCGTACGAAGATCGCCGTACGCTCCACCACCCCCGGTGTGAATCCCAAGGGCGCCTGCATCGGCCCGATGGGCCAGCGGGTGCGCGCCGTGATGAGCGAACTGCACGGCGAAAAGATCGACATCATCGACTGGTCGGACGACCCGGCCACCTTCGTCGGCAACGCGTTGTCACCTGCCAAGGCGTTGCGGGTCGAGGTGGTCGACCTGGCCAACCGGGCCGCCCGGGTGACCGTCCCCGACTTCCAGCTCTCGCTCGCCATCGGTCGGGAGGGGCAGAATGCCCGACTCGCTGCCCGCTTGACCGGTTGGCGGATCGACATTCGCTCGGATGCGGAGCAGACCGCCCCGGCCGCGCGAGGGTCGGCTGATCACGTGCGGGAGCCGGGCGGAGCGATCTCGGGCAGCTAGGGGTAGACTTCCTCCAGTGGTACGACGCGCGCTGCCGGAGCGCACCTGTGTGGGTTGCCGGCAACGTGCGCCGGCCAGCGAATTGCTGCGGATAGTCGCGGTCAGGGACGAGGCTGGTTACAGTCTCCGGCCTGATCCGCTTCGCAGGCTGCCGGGTCGGGGAGCGAACATGCACCCGGATCCGGCCTGCTTCGCGCTGGCGGTGCGGCGCCGCGCCTTCGGGCGTGCGTTGCGCATCACCGAGGTCCTTGACCACGGTGTGCTGGCGGAGCACGTCGATGCGCCAACCACTACGTCCGGTCAGCCCGACCGGGCGAGGGTCGCTAGCAGGGTAGGACGACCGACATGAGCACACGATGAAGTCCCTGAAATGACCAGGCTTCAAGTGCACGAGTGAGGTCGCTGCGGGTGCTGCCCGCACGACCTCGGAGTGAGGAGTGCAGTGGCAGGCAAGGCCCGCGTACACGAGCTTGCAAAAGAGCTCGGGGTCGAGAGTAAGACCGTTCTCGCCAAGCTGAAGGAAATGGGCGAGTTCGTGAAGTCCGCGTCGAGCACCGTCGAGGCGCCCGTCGCCCGGCGACTGCGTAACGCATTCGTCGCGTCCGCCGGTGCTCCGGCACCGGCCGCCGCTCCGTCGGCGCCCGCGTCGACGCCGGCTTCGACCCCGACCCCGACGACGGCCCCGACCCCGGGCGCGCCCCGGGTTGCGGCCAAGCCGATGCCGCCCCGGCGGCCGACCGCGCCGGCTCCCGGCCCGAAGCCGAAGGGTCCGGTGCCTGGTGCACCGCAGCCCGCGGCTCCGGTCGCCAAGCCGGCGAGTGCCCACGACATCGAGGTGGCGGCCGCGGAGGCGCGTGCCGCCGCGCTGAAGGCT
This portion of the Micromonospora zamorensis genome encodes:
- a CDS encoding YlxR family protein, with translation MVRRALPERTCVGCRQRAPASELLRIVAVRDEAGYSLRPDPLRRLPGRGANMHPDPACFALAVRRRAFGRALRITEVLDHGVLAEHVDAPTTTSGQPDRARVASRVGRPT